From Streptomyces yatensis, one genomic window encodes:
- a CDS encoding glycosyltransferase family 2 protein, producing the protein MPSPSRPRVSVIIPAYNALPELTRAVTSAMDQTLGPDRVEIIAVDDGSTDGTGEELDRLARTCSALRVIHQENSGCAGIPRNTGLDHARGEFVFFLDSDDYLGPDALRRMVAMADAHGTDIVLGKIASVGGRAVPRAVFQHNQPRTDIFSSHAYLTLGPWKLFRRSLIERLHLRFPPYRNCEDKPFTAAAYLNAAGISVVADYDCYYVRYRENRNNLTLTAADLAHRMDGSRLCFETVARYLEPGPRRDQIMRRHVEWELCGPLRALLPRESEQEARERFFPEFRHWARTWVSDALFQRLDAPDRLLIQLLRADRFEEVLTVVRNAGRDARRGHLVEKGRVYWLHPFFRDHAAAVPDVCFDVTDRLPVQHYLEAASWHGGALRLAGHAYVEDVDALDPATEIVLRKYRSDRPEVRLPTTPCLSANPLPGEGRRYEMAGFTAEIDPATADGGAPLERGLWNIYLDVRAQGVSRTVRFGNRREGGEVTHPTRRRVTTSRGAEVVVPYYTPYGNLSLDVGEVAHPLDPPCQVLRTIWHTRSTLLVGGRLTEEAARDGGTLLLRAEGGTGTVHELPVRCEPGGAMSVFTARLPVGRLGAGRWTLTLIMDGRDEDAPRRAAAVPYFDRLAATRWLRFGCRPYYAKPVALGPARALGLEVAPIKVATGVRRRLRG; encoded by the coding sequence ATGCCCTCTCCGTCCCGACCTCGTGTCAGTGTGATCATCCCCGCCTACAACGCCCTGCCGGAGCTGACCCGCGCCGTCACCTCCGCGATGGACCAGACCCTGGGCCCGGACCGGGTCGAGATCATCGCGGTGGACGACGGTTCGACCGACGGCACCGGCGAGGAGCTGGACCGGCTCGCCCGTACCTGCTCCGCGCTGCGCGTCATCCACCAGGAGAACTCCGGCTGCGCGGGCATACCCCGCAACACCGGACTGGACCACGCCCGGGGCGAATTCGTCTTCTTCCTCGACTCCGACGACTACCTGGGGCCGGACGCGCTGCGCCGCATGGTCGCCATGGCCGACGCCCACGGCACCGACATCGTGCTGGGCAAGATCGCCTCCGTGGGGGGACGGGCCGTGCCCCGGGCGGTCTTCCAGCACAATCAGCCCCGTACCGACATCTTCTCCTCCCACGCCTATCTGACCCTGGGCCCGTGGAAGCTGTTCCGGCGCTCCCTCATCGAGCGGCTGCACCTGCGCTTCCCGCCCTACCGCAACTGCGAGGACAAGCCGTTCACCGCGGCCGCCTACCTCAACGCCGCCGGTATCTCGGTGGTGGCCGACTACGACTGCTACTACGTCCGCTACCGCGAGAACCGCAACAACCTCACCCTCACCGCCGCCGATCTCGCCCACCGCATGGACGGCAGCCGGCTGTGCTTCGAGACCGTGGCCCGCTATCTGGAACCGGGCCCGCGGCGGGACCAGATCATGCGCCGCCATGTGGAGTGGGAGCTGTGCGGTCCGCTGCGCGCCCTGCTGCCCCGCGAGAGCGAACAGGAGGCGCGGGAGCGGTTCTTCCCGGAGTTCCGGCACTGGGCGAGGACGTGGGTGAGCGACGCCCTCTTCCAGCGGCTCGACGCCCCCGACCGGCTGCTGATCCAGCTGCTGCGCGCCGACCGCTTCGAGGAGGTGCTGACCGTGGTCCGGAACGCGGGGCGGGACGCGCGGCGCGGCCATCTCGTCGAAAAGGGCCGGGTCTACTGGCTCCATCCGTTCTTCCGGGACCACGCCGCCGCCGTCCCCGACGTCTGCTTCGACGTCACCGACCGGCTGCCGGTCCAGCACTACCTGGAGGCGGCGAGCTGGCACGGCGGGGCGCTGCGGCTGGCCGGCCACGCCTATGTCGAGGACGTCGACGCCCTGGACCCGGCCACCGAGATCGTGCTGCGCAAGTACCGGTCCGACCGCCCCGAGGTGCGGCTGCCCACCACGCCGTGCCTCTCCGCCAACCCGCTGCCGGGGGAGGGGCGGCGGTACGAGATGGCGGGCTTCACCGCCGAGATCGACCCGGCCACCGCCGACGGCGGGGCCCCGCTGGAGCGCGGGCTGTGGAACATCTACCTCGACGTCCGCGCCCAGGGCGTCAGCCGTACGGTGCGGTTCGGCAACCGCCGCGAGGGCGGTGAGGTCACCCATCCCACCCGGCGCCGCGTCACCACGTCCCGGGGGGCGGAGGTGGTGGTGCCGTACTACACCCCGTACGGCAATCTCTCGCTCGACGTGGGCGAGGTCGCCCATCCCCTCGACCCGCCCTGCCAGGTGCTCCGGACCATCTGGCACACCCGGAGCACCCTGCTCGTCGGCGGACGGCTGACCGAGGAGGCCGCGCGGGACGGCGGGACGCTGCTGCTGCGCGCCGAGGGCGGGACGGGCACGGTGCACGAGCTGCCGGTGCGCTGTGAACCCGGCGGTGCCATGTCCGTCTTCACCGCCCGGCTGCCGGTCGGCAGGCTGGGCGCGGGCCGCTGGACCCTGACGCTGATCATGGACGGCCGCGACGAGGACGCGCCGCGCCGTGCCGCGGCCGTGCCGTACTTCGACCGGCTGGCCGCGACCCGCTGGCTGCGGTTCGGCTGCCGTCCGTACTACGCCAAGCCGGTGGCTCTGGGCCCGGCCCGGGCCCTCGGCCTGGAGGTGGCTCCGATCAAGGTGGCCACGGGGGTGCGGCGGCGGCTGCGGGGGTGA
- a CDS encoding glycosyltransferase yields the protein MPRNHRPGPPPRVSVIVPARDAMPGITRAVTSAMEQTLGLSRLDIIAVDDGSADGTAEELERLAAGCPSLHVVRNPHPCRGGAGGPRNTGLARARGDFVFFLDADARLAPDALRRMVAMADQNGTDVVLGKMVSPDGRGVPKAVFRHNQLRTDAHSSHAYATLEPCKLFRRSLIERLRLRFPAHLHHGEGKPFTAAAYLNASGISVVADYDCYHLGPGRGRTATGLADRVDAMRPLFETAARHTRPGTRRDTVMLHHIRRELCPALRALPREDEAEARERFLPELRRWALAHCSDTLFPTLTAPERLMVHLLRTGRFEDLLSVVRNAKRDARSGHLVEKGSVYWLHPFFRDPDAEVPDACFDVTDRLPVRHHLAGAAWHGRSTLRVRGRAAIDGLETDPEEDRAELVLRRREARDEVRIPVVATAEDDPAEFAADVNIAAADGGAPLRPGVWDVFLDVRAQGISRTVRFGNRHDDTLDIGTARRVVAAGPGLRARVTPYFTSPYRNLSLDIGPAPRGAPCEVTEAVWHPSDKGTLVVAGRLLPPGTPARGRLLRLRAEHADGRVFDHPVRFAAGHPAGAFTARLPVRDLGRGRWTVTLAVIGPGDQAPGRPAPAAPVPPPARLPGARWVRRGRPYYAKPLMGRGEVTLELRVAPVRLLAAVRNRLRLN from the coding sequence ATGCCGCGCAATCACCGCCCCGGCCCGCCTCCCCGTGTCAGCGTGATCGTCCCCGCCCGTGACGCCATGCCCGGGATCACCCGGGCCGTCACCTCCGCCATGGAGCAGACCCTCGGGCTCAGCCGACTCGACATCATCGCCGTCGACGACGGATCGGCCGACGGCACCGCGGAGGAGCTGGAACGGCTCGCCGCCGGCTGCCCCTCGCTCCATGTCGTCCGCAACCCCCACCCCTGCCGCGGCGGCGCCGGCGGCCCCCGCAACACCGGACTGGCCCGCGCCCGCGGCGACTTCGTCTTCTTCCTGGACGCCGACGCCCGCCTGGCACCCGACGCACTGCGCCGCATGGTCGCGATGGCCGACCAGAACGGCACCGACGTGGTCCTGGGCAAGATGGTCTCGCCGGACGGACGCGGCGTCCCCAAGGCGGTCTTCCGCCACAACCAGCTGCGCACCGACGCCCACAGCTCCCACGCCTACGCCACCCTGGAGCCCTGCAAGCTCTTCCGCCGCTCCCTGATCGAACGGCTCCGGCTGCGCTTCCCCGCCCACCTCCACCACGGCGAGGGCAAGCCCTTCACCGCGGCCGCCTACCTCAACGCCTCCGGGATCTCCGTCGTCGCCGACTACGACTGCTACCACCTGGGCCCGGGCCGGGGCCGTACCGCCACAGGTCTCGCCGACCGCGTCGACGCCATGCGGCCGCTGTTCGAGACCGCCGCCCGGCACACCCGGCCCGGCACCCGCCGCGACACGGTGATGCTGCACCACATCCGGCGGGAGCTGTGCCCGGCGCTGCGCGCGCTGCCGCGCGAGGACGAGGCCGAGGCCCGCGAGCGGTTCCTGCCCGAGCTGCGCCGGTGGGCACTGGCCCACTGCTCCGACACGCTCTTCCCCACCCTCACCGCCCCCGAGCGGCTGATGGTCCATCTGCTGCGCACCGGCCGCTTCGAGGATCTGCTGTCCGTCGTGCGCAACGCCAAACGGGACGCCCGGAGCGGCCATCTGGTCGAGAAGGGCAGCGTCTACTGGCTCCACCCCTTCTTCCGCGACCCCGACGCCGAGGTCCCCGACGCCTGCTTCGACGTCACCGACCGGCTGCCGGTGCGCCACCACCTCGCGGGCGCCGCCTGGCACGGCCGCAGCACCTTGCGGGTGCGCGGCCGGGCGGCCATCGACGGGCTGGAGACCGACCCCGAGGAGGACCGCGCCGAGCTGGTGCTGCGCCGCCGCGAGGCACGGGACGAGGTGCGGATCCCGGTGGTGGCCACGGCGGAGGACGACCCGGCGGAGTTCGCGGCCGATGTGAACATCGCCGCCGCGGACGGCGGCGCACCGCTGCGCCCCGGTGTCTGGGACGTCTTCCTCGACGTCCGCGCCCAGGGCATCAGCCGCACCGTGCGGTTCGGCAACCGCCATGACGACACCCTCGACATCGGCACCGCGCGCCGGGTGGTGGCCGCCGGGCCCGGGCTGCGCGCCCGGGTCACGCCGTACTTCACCAGCCCGTACCGCAATCTCTCCCTCGACATCGGCCCGGCCCCGCGCGGCGCGCCCTGCGAGGTGACCGAGGCCGTATGGCATCCGTCGGACAAGGGCACGCTGGTCGTCGCCGGACGGCTGCTGCCGCCCGGCACCCCGGCGCGCGGGCGGCTGCTGCGGCTGCGCGCCGAGCACGCCGACGGACGGGTCTTCGACCATCCGGTGCGGTTCGCCGCGGGGCATCCGGCGGGTGCGTTCACCGCCCGGCTGCCGGTGCGGGACCTGGGCCGCGGCCGCTGGACGGTGACGCTGGCCGTCATCGGCCCGGGCGACCAGGCCCCGGGTCGGCCCGCGCCCGCCGCGCCCGTGCCGCCACCCGCCCGACTGCCCGGCGCCCGCTGGGTGCGCCGCGGCCGTCCGTACTACGCCAAGCCGCTGATGGGGCGCGGCGAGGTGACGCTGGAGCTGCGGGTGGCGCCGGTGCGGCTGCTCGCCGCGGTACGCAACCGGCTGCGGCTGAACTGA
- a CDS encoding glycosyltransferase family 39 protein, whose amino-acid sequence MAVMLGLGLWGLDRGTMWRDESATYQMARRTLPQIRDTLGTVDAVHGLYYLLMHPLLALHPSEVTMRLPSVLAAVAATALVAALGCRLARPRVGLWAGLLYATTPVATHYAQEGRSYALVAAGAAWATYLLVGAAGLGPGAGWVAAPGGASGGVPADRPAPGRGAARAGRPAAGAGAGAGAGSGMGAGSGVGPGVAAGPGAARAAGSAGGVARAAGDAGGSARSAAPDRAAGEAGRAALGARVRSAVLVRGGVPRVARVASAPGPERAASGAGWRWAAYGAVVAVTALLHVFAVLMLAAHALTLLVSRAPRRVWWGWGSAAAGAVAAVAPLAALARRQSAQIAWIRHPTPGRLWAVVEEFAGPSALVLALNLLLIVVAVVRPRWRSLTAVALPLFCVPPVLLFALALHRPCFHERYLLFALAGIPLLAAAGVDRLAGVAADWRRAVVGRRRAVVVAAGVLVVGCGFVWQLPLHQREREPLSRQDDLAALAAAVGRLTRPGEPVLYDPPKERRIAIAYPRPLAGLRDIALGTPGPASGTLYGVDVGPAELLRRLGGARSAWVIAADERETHRAKATVLTGRFQLAYSLCLPGIRLEHYVRAEPAG is encoded by the coding sequence ATGGCCGTCATGCTGGGGCTGGGCCTGTGGGGCCTGGACCGGGGCACGATGTGGCGGGACGAGTCCGCGACGTACCAGATGGCGCGGCGGACCCTCCCTCAGATCCGCGACACACTCGGCACCGTGGACGCCGTCCACGGCCTCTACTACCTCCTGATGCACCCCCTGCTGGCGCTGCACCCCTCCGAGGTGACCATGCGCCTGCCCTCGGTCCTGGCCGCCGTGGCCGCCACGGCCCTGGTCGCCGCCCTCGGCTGCCGCCTGGCCCGCCCCCGGGTGGGCCTCTGGGCCGGACTCCTCTACGCGACCACGCCCGTGGCCACCCACTACGCCCAGGAGGGCCGCTCCTACGCCCTGGTCGCGGCGGGCGCGGCGTGGGCGACGTACCTGCTGGTGGGCGCGGCGGGGCTCGGCCCGGGAGCGGGTTGGGTGGCCGCCCCGGGGGGCGCCTCGGGGGGCGTCCCGGCGGACCGGCCTGCGCCGGGTCGGGGGGCCGCCCGAGCGGGCCGGCCCGCGGCGGGGGCGGGAGCGGGGGCGGGCGCTGGGTCTGGGATGGGCGCTGGGTCGGGGGTGGGTCCGGGCGTGGCCGCCGGGCCCGGGGCGGCCCGAGCGGCTGGGTCTGCGGGCGGGGTGGCCCGAGCGGCTGGGGACGCGGGCGGGTCTGCCCGCTCGGCCGCGCCCGACCGAGCGGCCGGGGAGGCGGGCAGGGCGGCATTGGGCGCACGCGTCCGTTCGGCCGTACTGGTCCGCGGCGGCGTGCCTCGTGTCGCGCGGGTGGCCTCGGCGCCGGGCCCGGAGCGGGCGGCGTCGGGAGCGGGGTGGCGGTGGGCGGCGTACGGAGCTGTCGTGGCCGTGACCGCGTTGCTGCACGTCTTCGCGGTGCTCATGCTCGCCGCGCACGCCCTGACGCTGCTCGTCTCGCGCGCCCCGCGCCGCGTGTGGTGGGGCTGGGGGAGCGCGGCGGCCGGGGCGGTGGCCGCGGTGGCGCCACTGGCGGCGCTGGCCCGGCGGCAGAGCGCGCAGATCGCCTGGATCCGCCATCCGACGCCGGGTCGGCTGTGGGCGGTGGTGGAGGAGTTCGCGGGCCCGAGCGCTCTCGTCCTGGCCCTCAACCTCCTGCTGATCGTGGTCGCGGTGGTCCGTCCCCGATGGCGTTCACTGACCGCGGTGGCATTGCCCCTCTTCTGCGTCCCGCCCGTCCTCCTCTTCGCCCTCGCCCTCCACCGCCCCTGCTTTCACGAGCGCTATCTCCTCTTCGCTCTGGCGGGCATCCCCCTGCTGGCAGCGGCGGGGGTGGACCGGCTGGCGGGGGTGGCGGCCGACTGGCGCCGCGCCGTGGTGGGCAGGCGCCGGGCCGTGGTCGTGGCGGCCGGGGTCCTCGTGGTCGGCTGCGGCTTCGTCTGGCAGCTTCCGCTGCATCAGCGGGAGCGTGAGCCGTTGAGCCGTCAGGACGACCTCGCGGCGCTGGCCGCAGCGGTGGGCAGGCTCACCCGGCCGGGTGAGCCGGTGCTGTACGACCCGCCCAAGGAACGGCGGATCGCGATCGCCTATCCGCGCCCCCTCGCCGGGCTGCGCGACATCGCGCTGGGCACGCCCGGCCCCGCCTCCGGCACCCTCTACGGGGTCGACGTCGGCCCCGCCGAGCTGCTGCGGCGGCTCGGCGGGGCGCGGTCGGCATGGGTGATCGCGGCCGATGAGCGGGAGACCCACCGGGCGAAGGCGACCGTGCTGACCGGGCGCTTCCAACTGGCGTACTCGCTGTGCCTGCCCGGCATCCGGCTGGAGCACTATGTGCGGGCGGAGCCCGCCGGCTGA
- a CDS encoding bifunctional glycosyltransferase/CDP-glycerol:glycerophosphate glycerophosphotransferase, producing MPRFTIVIAAYRVQGYLSACLDSVLTQSCQDVEVVAVDDCSPDHCGAIIDAYAARDSRVVPVHQRVNSGPGQARNAGVERARGDYLLFLDGDDTLAPGTLQGLADRIALTQDPDILYFNHVRTYWSERRAPSLFGELLASAGTDVFSVVERPEFLRLFAMSSNRVYRRDFYARHGFAFSEGIYEDALLSYKTMLTARRIACIDLVGLEYRQRRVGASTASPGEKHFVIFQQYARLFDFLDEHPRLDPLRPLLFERAISHFLFCLDRTSRVATADRPRFFARAAAWYRRRLPAGFTPPVEGRWRFEALASGSFLRYRERELGVRAAAGARKLRRTVRPPLAARAKRGLYRLHRQRPVDPHLAVYSAYWGRGVLCNPGAIYYKARELAPEVHGVWAVKKSEIEALPEGVDYVVTGTRDFYRAVARAKYLINNVNFPNEVVKRPGTVHLQTFHGTPLKCMGLDQQHYPAAAGGMSFGNLLKRIDRWDVALSSNPHSSQIWERVYPAAYRLLEYGYPRNDVFFTASEEDIRRIRGELGIPAGNTALLYAPTLRDYQKGFTPRLDLERLSRELGPRTTLLVRAHYSYRPQDHLSRLQEAGLVIDVSHHPSAEHLCLAADALITDYSSMMFDYALLDRPIVIYADDWDIYRSSRGVYFDLLSGSPGETPGAVARTGRELAEVFREGRWCDADATALRTAFRARFCPFDDGHAAERVVRTLMLGQDEMALPIASAPRPRPLPAGGDSAPAGPRGGVLTAE from the coding sequence ATGCCCCGCTTCACCATCGTCATCGCCGCCTATCGCGTCCAGGGCTATCTGAGCGCCTGCCTGGATTCCGTGCTGACGCAGTCGTGTCAGGACGTGGAGGTGGTCGCCGTCGACGACTGCTCACCGGACCACTGCGGCGCGATCATCGACGCGTACGCGGCGCGCGACAGCCGGGTCGTGCCCGTGCACCAGCGGGTCAACTCCGGGCCGGGCCAGGCCCGTAACGCCGGTGTCGAGCGGGCCCGCGGGGACTATCTGCTCTTCCTGGACGGGGACGACACCCTCGCCCCGGGCACCCTCCAGGGCCTCGCCGACCGGATCGCCCTCACCCAGGACCCGGACATCCTCTACTTCAACCATGTGCGCACCTACTGGTCGGAGCGGAGGGCCCCCAGCCTCTTCGGGGAGCTGCTGGCCTCGGCGGGCACCGATGTCTTCTCCGTCGTCGAACGCCCGGAATTCCTGCGGCTGTTCGCGATGTCGTCCAACCGCGTCTATCGCCGGGATTTCTACGCCCGTCATGGCTTCGCGTTCAGCGAGGGCATCTACGAGGACGCCCTGCTCTCGTACAAGACGATGCTCACCGCGCGGCGAATAGCGTGTATCGATCTGGTGGGTCTGGAATACCGGCAGCGGCGGGTCGGGGCCAGTACGGCAAGCCCCGGGGAGAAGCACTTCGTCATCTTCCAGCAGTACGCCCGGCTCTTCGACTTCCTCGACGAGCATCCGCGGCTGGACCCTTTGCGCCCGCTGCTCTTCGAACGGGCCATCTCGCATTTCCTGTTCTGCCTGGACCGGACGTCCCGGGTGGCGACGGCGGACCGGCCGCGCTTCTTCGCACGGGCCGCCGCGTGGTACCGCCGCCGGCTGCCGGCCGGGTTCACCCCGCCGGTCGAGGGCCGGTGGCGCTTCGAGGCGCTGGCGTCCGGCTCCTTCCTCCGCTACCGGGAGCGCGAGCTGGGCGTGCGGGCGGCCGCCGGGGCCCGCAAGCTGCGCCGGACCGTCCGGCCGCCCCTGGCCGCACGCGCCAAGCGGGGGCTGTACCGGCTGCACCGGCAGCGCCCCGTGGACCCCCACCTGGCCGTCTACTCCGCGTACTGGGGCCGTGGGGTGCTGTGCAATCCGGGGGCCATCTACTACAAGGCGCGGGAGCTGGCACCGGAGGTCCACGGGGTGTGGGCGGTCAAGAAGTCGGAGATCGAAGCGCTTCCGGAAGGCGTCGACTACGTCGTCACCGGCACCCGCGACTTCTACCGGGCCGTGGCCCGCGCGAAATACCTCATCAACAACGTCAACTTCCCCAATGAGGTGGTGAAGCGGCCGGGCACGGTGCATCTGCAGACCTTCCATGGCACTCCGCTCAAATGCATGGGGCTGGATCAGCAGCACTATCCGGCCGCCGCGGGCGGCATGAGTTTCGGTAATCTGCTCAAGCGCATCGACCGCTGGGACGTCGCCCTCTCCTCCAATCCGCACTCCAGCCAGATCTGGGAGCGGGTCTATCCCGCCGCGTACCGGCTGCTGGAATACGGATATCCGCGCAACGATGTCTTCTTCACGGCGTCGGAGGAGGACATCCGGCGGATCCGCGGGGAGTTGGGCATCCCGGCCGGGAACACCGCCCTCCTCTACGCGCCCACCCTCCGCGACTACCAGAAGGGGTTCACCCCCCGGCTGGACCTGGAGCGGCTCAGCCGCGAACTCGGCCCGCGGACCACGCTGCTGGTGCGGGCCCACTACTCCTACCGGCCGCAGGACCACCTGTCCCGGCTCCAGGAGGCCGGGCTGGTGATCGACGTCTCGCACCACCCGTCGGCGGAGCACCTGTGCCTGGCGGCCGACGCGCTGATCACCGACTACTCGTCGATGATGTTCGACTACGCGCTCCTGGACCGACCCATCGTGATCTACGCCGACGACTGGGACATCTACCGGTCCTCCCGCGGGGTCTACTTCGACCTCCTCTCGGGATCCCCCGGCGAGACCCCGGGAGCCGTCGCCCGCACCGGGCGGGAGCTGGCCGAGGTCTTCCGCGAGGGCCGCTGGTGCGACGCGGACGCTACCGCGCTGCGCACCGCCTTCCGGGCCCGGTTCTGCCCGTTCGACGACGGCCACGCGGCCGAACGGGTGGTACGGACCCTGATGCTGGGCCAGGACGAGATGGCGCTCCCGATCGCGTCCGCGCCACGGCCGCGGCCGCTGCCGGCCGGTGGCGACAGCGCCCCGGCGGGGCCGCGCGGCGGCGTCCTCACCGCCGAGTGA